In Methanonatronarchaeum sp. AMET-Sl, one genomic interval encodes:
- a CDS encoding transposase produces MKVTKTVQAGVVELTNQKHRELETEYQNLQRYLQGDEDVEVYSANKQQAERFYDTIKEDHEYPISVRKDLIDVQECESNIADYFVKVPTAQRYGGLKLPIKTHTEIKDNWEIGESKVIKRDGSFYINISVSYEVEPVSDFHGIYGVDLGLRNPVVGVALSVAEPCHKIQTVDFHAEQIQKIQSRYAYLRRNTSTGKKWKNREYNKVKDILHKVTTEIANYCKKHKLAVAVGNLKGIQNQDKGKAMNRQLHRFPHYKFKQLLRYKLKDRGLPLVEVDEAYTSQTCAKCGEKGERYRGRFRCSGTEIHSDVNGAWNIAKRALGKLEIKSLADAGATVT; encoded by the coding sequence GTGAAAGTAACGAAGACAGTTCAGGCAGGAGTGGTAGAACTCACAAACCAAAAACACAGAGAACTAGAAACAGAATATCAGAACCTACAAAGGTATCTTCAAGGTGACGAAGATGTCGAAGTCTATTCTGCTAACAAACAACAGGCAGAAAGATTCTACGACACAATAAAAGAAGACCATGAGTATCCGATTTCCGTCCGAAAAGACTTGATAGATGTTCAGGAGTGCGAATCCAATATAGCTGATTACTTTGTGAAAGTTCCGACAGCACAACGCTACGGAGGACTCAAACTACCAATCAAAACCCATACAGAAATCAAAGACAACTGGGAGATAGGAGAAAGCAAGGTAATTAAGCGTGACGGTAGTTTTTATATTAATATTTCGGTCAGTTACGAGGTAGAACCTGTTTCTGATTTTCATGGGATCTATGGTGTTGATCTTGGACTCCGAAACCCTGTAGTTGGAGTGGCTCTGTCGGTGGCAGAGCCTTGCCACAAGATTCAAACCGTAGATTTCCACGCAGAACAGATCCAGAAAATCCAGAGCAGATACGCCTACCTACGCAGAAACACCTCCACAGGAAAGAAATGGAAGAACAGGGAATACAACAAAGTAAAAGACATATTGCATAAAGTCACGACAGAGATAGCCAACTACTGCAAAAAACATAAACTGGCTGTAGCGGTAGGCAACCTCAAAGGAATCCAAAACCAAGACAAAGGAAAGGCTATGAACCGTCAGCTACATCGATTCCCCCACTACAAGTTCAAGCAACTACTCCGCTACAAACTAAAAGATAGAGGGTTACCTTTGGTTGAGGTTGATGAGGCGTATACCAGTCAGACTTGTGCGAAGTGTGGAGAAAAAGGGGAGCGTTATAGGGGGAGGTTTCGATGTTCTGGAACAGAAATACATTCTGATGTGAACGGTGCTTGGAATATTGCCAAGCGGGCGTTAGGCAAACTTGAAATAAAGTCTCTGGCTGACGCAGGGGCTACTGTGACATAG
- a CDS encoding FxsA family protein, with product MLLKIIALFITVPLIDLLVLLKIANYIGTLETIAIVILTGIVGGALAKIQGLKTLQKFQEEVMMGGPPSNRIMDGFLILFGAGLLLTPGFITDIAGFLLLIPITRPIIKKAISKYISKKTQQGYIHIEKYP from the coding sequence ATGCTTTTAAAAATAATAGCTTTATTCATAACTGTCCCATTAATAGATCTACTCGTCCTACTAAAAATAGCCAACTACATAGGCACTCTAGAAACAATAGCCATAGTTATATTAACAGGTATAGTTGGTGGAGCTCTAGCTAAAATACAAGGATTAAAAACACTCCAAAAATTCCAAGAAGAAGTAATGATGGGTGGACCACCCTCCAACAGAATAATGGATGGCTTTTTAATACTATTTGGAGCAGGACTTCTACTAACACCCGGCTTCATAACAGATATAGCCGGATTCCTACTGCTAATACCAATAACAAGACCAATCATAAAAAAAGCAATCTCCAAATACATAAGCAAAAAAACACAACAAGGATACATACACATAGAAAAATATCCTTGA
- a CDS encoding glutamate synthase-related protein → MNYKPIINSKKCKNCMNCINACPENALTQGTNHPTIEPNKCIGCKNCINTCNQNAIQIHKKQPQHQDQTIQKIINKTQTNHCIIRGGKARNRFPTFDDLTILPAQISRPPIDKYREECNTKVTIGNRYAENPLEIDIPILLPAMSFGAISIETKTAFALAANNTGTATNTGEGGMHPKERETANKLISQYASGRFGVSSQYLNNSEAIEIKIGQGAKAGMGGHLSSEKITPEIAEIRGIPQNSDALSPSRHIDIVGPEDLKMKIEQLREIVNWKKPIIVKFSAGRVKEDVIIAAKAGADAIAIDGMQAGTGAGPEIVINHAGIPTLPATAEAATALKENGYQQEVSLIVGGGITNGADVTKALALGADACYIGTGAMIAIGCTQCNNCHKGNCPNGITTQKPKNRKKINPKKASQKLTNYLNTITDEVIALTQQAGNTDINKLEKTTLRALTPEAAEMTGTKTPGP, encoded by the coding sequence ATGAACTACAAACCCATAATCAATTCAAAAAAATGTAAAAACTGCATGAACTGCATAAACGCCTGTCCTGAAAACGCATTAACCCAAGGAACAAACCACCCCACTATAGAGCCAAACAAATGTATTGGATGTAAAAACTGCATAAACACCTGTAACCAAAACGCAATCCAAATACATAAAAAACAACCCCAACATCAAGATCAAACCATCCAAAAAATAATAAACAAAACACAAACCAACCACTGCATCATCAGAGGAGGAAAAGCCAGAAATAGATTCCCAACATTCGATGACCTAACAATCCTACCAGCCCAAATCTCCAGACCCCCTATCGACAAATACAGAGAAGAATGCAACACCAAAGTTACAATCGGAAACCGATATGCAGAAAACCCCCTAGAAATCGATATACCAATACTACTTCCCGCAATGAGTTTTGGCGCAATAAGCATAGAAACAAAAACCGCCTTCGCATTAGCCGCAAACAACACAGGTACAGCAACAAACACAGGAGAAGGTGGAATGCACCCAAAAGAAAGAGAAACAGCAAATAAACTAATAAGCCAATACGCATCAGGAAGATTCGGCGTATCAAGCCAATACCTAAACAACTCCGAAGCAATAGAAATCAAAATAGGCCAAGGAGCAAAAGCAGGCATGGGAGGCCATCTCTCAAGCGAAAAAATAACACCAGAAATCGCAGAAATACGAGGAATACCACAAAACTCCGACGCACTCAGTCCATCACGACACATAGACATAGTAGGACCAGAAGACCTCAAAATGAAAATAGAACAACTAAGAGAAATAGTAAACTGGAAAAAACCAATCATAGTAAAATTCAGTGCAGGAAGAGTAAAAGAAGACGTAATAATAGCAGCAAAAGCAGGAGCAGACGCAATAGCAATAGACGGAATGCAAGCAGGAACCGGAGCCGGACCAGAAATAGTAATAAACCACGCCGGAATACCAACACTACCAGCAACAGCCGAAGCAGCAACAGCACTAAAAGAAAACGGCTACCAACAAGAAGTCTCATTAATAGTAGGAGGAGGAATAACAAACGGAGCAGACGTAACAAAAGCACTCGCACTAGGAGCCGACGCCTGCTACATCGGAACAGGAGCAATGATAGCAATCGGATGCACACAATGCAACAACTGCCACAAAGGAAACTGTCCAAACGGAATAACCACACAAAAACCCAAAAACAGAAAAAAAATAAACCCAAAAAAAGCAAGCCAAAAACTAACAAACTACCTAAACACAATAACAGACGAAGTCATAGCCCTCACACAACAAGCAGGAAACACAGACATAAACAAACTCGAAAAAACAACACTAAGAGCACTAACACCAGAAGCCGCAGAAATGACCGGAACAAAAACCCCAGGACCATAA
- a CDS encoding AIR synthase family protein, which translates to MKIGKLGSDLLERNVMPFLGLERDEVVVHSGVGEDSAVLRMGEGVQVLSTDPITGADEGIGRLAVHIACNDIAASGAEPVGLLVTILFPKSIEEGDVEGLMEEISSTAKEVGVEIIGGHTEVTDAVNKTVISSTAIGKASDDGYLTSSGAEVGDKVVMTKTAGLEGTAIIVSDYIDLVNGFLDREEIQTARNMINNISVIKEGLTASKHGASASHDVTEGGVKTAAFELAHASNKGIKLIKEDIPIAGVTEKVCNKLNLDPLGLMSSGTLLMTTPNPKHLINELKKQGVLATEIGQIEKKGYKILENGVEKELNPYRRDELYKLIENQ; encoded by the coding sequence ATGAAGATTGGTAAACTTGGTTCTGATTTGTTGGAGAGAAATGTTATGCCTTTTTTAGGGCTGGAGAGGGATGAGGTTGTTGTACACTCTGGTGTTGGTGAAGATTCAGCTGTTCTCCGAATGGGTGAGGGGGTACAGGTTTTATCCACAGACCCTATAACTGGTGCTGATGAAGGGATTGGTAGGCTTGCGGTTCATATAGCTTGTAATGATATTGCGGCTTCTGGAGCAGAGCCTGTTGGATTGCTTGTAACAATTTTATTCCCTAAATCTATAGAGGAGGGGGATGTGGAGGGTTTGATGGAGGAGATTAGTAGTACCGCTAAGGAGGTTGGTGTTGAGATTATTGGAGGCCATACAGAGGTTACTGATGCTGTTAATAAAACTGTTATCTCTTCTACAGCTATTGGGAAAGCGAGTGATGATGGATATTTAACTTCTTCAGGAGCTGAAGTTGGAGATAAGGTCGTTATGACCAAAACTGCTGGTTTAGAAGGTACTGCAATAATTGTAAGTGATTACATTGATTTAGTTAATGGTTTTTTAGATAGAGAAGAAATTCAGACAGCTAGAAACATGATTAACAACATCAGTGTTATTAAAGAAGGTTTAACTGCCAGTAAACATGGTGCTTCAGCATCACACGATGTCACTGAAGGTGGTGTTAAGACAGCAGCTTTCGAACTGGCGCATGCATCAAATAAGGGAATAAAACTAATTAAAGAAGACATACCTATAGCTGGAGTAACGGAGAAGGTCTGTAATAAATTAAATCTTGATCCATTAGGCTTGATGTCAAGTGGAACCCTCCTAATGACAACACCGAACCCAAAACACCTGATAAATGAACTTAAAAAACAGGGGGTTTTAGCAACAGAAATAGGTCAGATAGAGAAAAAAGGATATAAAATACTAGAAAACGGTGTTGAAAAGGAACTAAATCCATATAGAAGAGACGAATTATACAAACTAATCGAAAATCAATAA
- the larA gene encoding nickel-dependent lactate racemase: MSDLKTTVSPNVELDPLSGSKVVSRFSSCVDGYSSVGSFLDGLDDVLIIMNDLKRSTPTKKVLMYLERYLETVDVGQIDFSGLVATGSHSPPSDEEIRVIAGGMSGLSEKTLVHKARENEHIGVGVTSRGTSVKVDELITGYDGVICINSVEPHYFAGYTGGRKSIVPGVSGWRTIEENHSHALSDRSMVLNLEDNPVHLDMVEGCKLVVDAVDSSFLGINLVNFGKKIFDLQAGTIEGSFNAVLDTADKLYSIDMDREQGFDVVVSEVTEPLNKNLYQSLKGFENGRGLCKTGGVLILVSECSEGVGPSEFYERMKFSDNPIEIIKDIERDYTLGSHKTYNLLKFLENHEIFIVSDLPDKVVENCFCRPFPTLEKAYNYIRDSESADLDILVIKESGNLVPKLNG; encoded by the coding sequence ATGAGTGATTTAAAAACTACGGTTTCTCCTAATGTAGAGTTAGATCCATTGAGTGGATCTAAAGTGGTTTCTCGTTTTAGTAGTTGTGTTGATGGATATAGTTCTGTTGGTAGTTTTCTCGATGGTTTGGATGATGTTTTAATAATTATGAATGACTTGAAGAGGTCGACACCTACTAAAAAGGTCTTGATGTATTTGGAGAGGTATTTGGAGACCGTTGATGTGGGTCAGATAGATTTTAGTGGTTTAGTTGCTACTGGAAGTCATTCACCACCTAGTGATGAGGAGATCCGTGTTATTGCTGGCGGTATGTCGGGTTTATCGGAAAAGACGTTGGTTCATAAGGCCCGTGAGAATGAACATATAGGTGTTGGTGTTACCAGTAGGGGTACGTCTGTTAAGGTTGATGAATTGATTACTGGGTATGATGGTGTTATATGTATCAATTCTGTCGAACCACATTACTTTGCTGGGTATACTGGTGGGAGAAAATCGATTGTTCCAGGTGTATCAGGTTGGAGAACTATTGAAGAGAATCATAGTCATGCACTTTCTGATAGGTCTATGGTTTTAAATCTTGAAGACAATCCGGTTCATCTTGACATGGTTGAGGGATGTAAGTTGGTTGTTGATGCGGTTGATTCCAGTTTTTTAGGTATAAACCTAGTTAATTTTGGTAAAAAAATCTTTGATTTACAGGCCGGAACTATAGAGGGTTCTTTTAATGCTGTTTTAGATACTGCCGATAAATTATATTCTATTGATATGGATCGAGAACAGGGTTTTGACGTTGTTGTTTCTGAGGTTACAGAGCCGTTGAACAAAAACCTATATCAATCTCTTAAGGGATTTGAAAACGGTCGGGGTTTATGTAAGACTGGTGGAGTATTGATATTGGTTAGTGAATGTAGTGAGGGTGTAGGGCCATCCGAGTTCTATGAAAGAATGAAGTTTTCTGATAACCCAATAGAGATAATAAAGGATATTGAACGTGATTACACGCTTGGATCACACAAAACCTATAATTTATTGAAGTTCCTCGAAAACCATGAAATATTCATAGTTAGTGACCTCCCAGATAAAGTGGTTGAGAACTGTTTTTGCAGGCCTTTCCCAACCTTAGAAAAAGCATATAACTATATTAGAGACAGTGAATCGGCTGACTTAGATATATTGGTTATAAAAGAAAGTGGAAATCTAGTTCCAAAACTCAATGGTTAA
- a CDS encoding S49 family peptidase yields the protein MHCLDVVSGISICLVFSIIKGITKRFSRKRLAIIPIEGPIVGQSSGGGLSTLFRSPVAEAEEYLDKVIANDRYKAVVFEINSPGGSPYKSKDIGDKIEEMDKFTIACIGEVGASGAYWIASACDVVFAEKLSTVGSIGTLSVRPDFSELLKKLGIDVDVESKGRYKEFGMPFSEPTDEEKEVREKVLNNINNMFIEHVKKNRKIEDDGDVFEGKVYLGDEALEVGLIDRIGGRKEAIELAKKETGQDLTKFDFTEKIGKGPSLRDLF from the coding sequence TTGCATTGTCTTGATGTTGTTTCAGGAATATCTATTTGTTTGGTGTTTAGTATTATTAAGGGAATTACGAAGAGGTTTTCTAGGAAACGTTTAGCAATCATACCTATTGAAGGTCCGATTGTTGGTCAAAGTTCGGGAGGTGGGCTTTCGACACTATTCAGGTCTCCGGTTGCTGAAGCTGAGGAATATTTAGATAAAGTAATTGCAAATGATCGATATAAAGCAGTTGTGTTTGAGATAAATTCGCCTGGAGGTTCTCCATACAAGAGTAAAGATATTGGTGATAAAATAGAGGAGATGGATAAGTTCACAATAGCTTGTATTGGGGAGGTAGGTGCATCAGGTGCTTACTGGATTGCTTCAGCCTGTGACGTTGTTTTTGCAGAAAAACTATCTACAGTTGGAAGTATAGGCACGTTATCAGTTAGACCCGATTTTTCAGAACTATTAAAGAAACTCGGGATAGATGTTGACGTTGAGTCAAAAGGACGTTATAAAGAATTTGGAATGCCTTTCTCTGAACCAACCGATGAAGAAAAAGAAGTTCGAGAAAAGGTTCTTAACAACATAAACAACATGTTTATCGAGCATGTTAAAAAGAACCGGAAAATAGAGGATGACGGAGATGTTTTCGAAGGAAAGGTATATCTCGGAGATGAAGCACTTGAAGTAGGCTTGATAGACAGAATTGGTGGCCGAAAAGAAGCAATAGAGCTTGCTAAAAAAGAAACAGGTCAAGACCTAACCAAATTCGATTTTACTGAAAAAATAGGCAAAGGACCATCACTAAGAGACCTGTTCTAA
- a CDS encoding DUF2240 family protein — MNDITKELQYITANPFKRKGKKELEKNRFIFSLSIDQNWFKTDVAKQIMEIAIDQNLLLDQGETIKANYDLNQIELTLDYKPDNEIIHKIKEINKSPQPQQPETNLLKNLKIPKKQKEKEIEKVIKEMKGFIDRETATLIVARKHGIKIDKEIEKTLRKTLTK, encoded by the coding sequence ATGAATGACATAACCAAAGAACTACAATATATAACTGCCAATCCATTCAAACGTAAAGGAAAGAAAGAACTGGAAAAAAACAGATTCATATTCTCCCTCTCAATCGACCAAAACTGGTTCAAAACAGATGTTGCTAAACAAATCATGGAGATCGCAATAGACCAAAACCTACTTCTAGACCAAGGTGAAACCATCAAAGCAAACTACGACCTAAACCAGATAGAACTAACATTAGATTACAAACCAGACAACGAAATAATCCATAAAATCAAAGAGATAAATAAATCACCACAACCCCAACAACCAGAAACAAACCTACTCAAAAACCTCAAAATACCTAAAAAACAAAAAGAAAAAGAAATAGAAAAAGTGATCAAAGAAATGAAGGGATTTATAGATAGAGAAACAGCAACCCTCATAGTAGCCAGAAAACACGGAATCAAAATAGATAAAGAAATAGAAAAAACACTAAGAAAAACATTAACAAAGTGA
- the sepF gene encoding cell division protein SepF, whose translation MSNGFLDSIFGTKTRYKGFDGYVDLEDVDFEAEVENEGPQVKVAEVREMEDATLVKEQIYSGNIVVIDISAIMNDEKTRERIVTEIQYSTKDVGGDIAGIGEKMVIATPSGVNIDRNIIGGGDFR comes from the coding sequence ATGTCAAATGGTTTTTTAGACAGTATATTTGGTACGAAAACCCGTTACAAGGGTTTCGATGGATACGTAGATCTTGAAGATGTCGATTTTGAAGCAGAAGTTGAGAATGAAGGTCCACAAGTAAAGGTCGCTGAAGTTAGAGAGATGGAGGACGCTACCTTAGTTAAAGAACAGATATATTCAGGCAACATAGTGGTTATAGATATATCTGCCATCATGAACGACGAGAAAACGCGGGAAAGAATAGTTACAGAAATCCAGTACTCAACAAAAGACGTCGGAGGAGACATAGCTGGTATAGGAGAAAAAATGGTTATCGCAACTCCTTCCGGAGTTAATATCGATAGGAACATAATAGGTGGTGGAGACTTCCGTTAA
- the purC gene encoding phosphoribosylaminoimidazolesuccinocarboxamide synthase → MFMGSVKDLDVLEKPTKNEMGIGRFVFSDRYSVFDWGEMPDLIESKGEALCVMGAYCFEKLEEMGVETHYRGVVSNGETVGLDELDEPTDVMEVDLTRVIEPEYSGGYDYSVYQEFMDKGEGNFLIPLEVIYRNGLPEGSSVFRRFKRGEISPEDFGLDRFPEPGSELEKPLFDVSTKLEERDRYISWSKAREIAGLSDDELFEIKDILGTVNQVITSAAENAGFNNEDGKIELAFDPKRRPMVVDVVGTLDECRFTYDGVQVSKQVVRDYYRDTEWHQAVKKAKKEAKEQGIRDWRELAEKPPSLDPELKEITTNLYKSAANEFIGTDLFNSPSLEKVIENYKTYINY, encoded by the coding sequence ATATTTATGGGTAGTGTAAAAGATCTTGATGTTTTAGAGAAGCCTACTAAAAACGAGATGGGGATTGGTCGTTTTGTTTTTTCGGATAGATATTCTGTTTTTGATTGGGGAGAGATGCCTGATTTAATTGAATCTAAGGGGGAGGCTCTTTGTGTTATGGGTGCATATTGTTTCGAAAAACTTGAGGAAATGGGTGTAGAAACCCATTATCGGGGAGTTGTTAGCAATGGGGAAACTGTCGGGCTTGATGAACTTGATGAACCAACCGATGTTATGGAGGTTGATTTAACTCGGGTTATAGAGCCTGAATATTCCGGTGGTTATGATTACTCGGTTTACCAAGAGTTTATGGATAAAGGTGAGGGGAATTTCTTAATTCCACTTGAAGTTATCTATAGGAATGGACTTCCTGAAGGTTCAAGTGTTTTCAGGCGTTTTAAGCGTGGAGAGATATCTCCAGAAGATTTTGGTCTAGATAGGTTTCCAGAGCCTGGAAGCGAGTTGGAAAAACCATTATTCGATGTATCTACTAAGCTTGAAGAAAGGGATAGATACATAAGTTGGAGTAAAGCTAGGGAGATTGCGGGGTTAAGTGATGATGAACTATTTGAAATAAAAGATATTTTAGGTACTGTTAACCAAGTTATAACCAGTGCAGCAGAAAACGCTGGCTTTAATAACGAGGACGGTAAGATAGAGCTTGCTTTTGACCCCAAACGAAGACCTATGGTAGTTGATGTTGTTGGTACGTTAGATGAATGTAGGTTTACTTATGATGGCGTACAGGTGAGCAAACAAGTAGTTAGAGATTATTATAGAGATACAGAATGGCATCAGGCTGTTAAAAAAGCAAAGAAAGAGGCTAAAGAACAGGGAATCCGTGATTGGAGAGAACTCGCAGAAAAACCTCCCTCACTAGACCCAGAACTCAAAGAAATAACAACAAACCTATATAAATCGGCTGCAAACGAATTCATAGGTACTGATTTATTCAATTCACCCAGCCTTGAAAAAGTGATTGAGAACTACAAAACATATATAAATTATTGA
- a CDS encoding formate--phosphoribosylaminoimidazolecarboxamide ligase family protein has translation MDRKRIEDIVSGYSDDITIGVLGSHSALEIGHGAKQEDYKTLVVCEKGREKTYTEQYNNLFDEVLLLDSFGDMIEEENQEFLRENNTIFVPNRSFSVYVGYDNIEDELEVPLLGSRNMLRTEERDIEGNQYDLLDAAGITKPKMFDSPSNIDRTVIVKVPEKTRSIERAFFYANSPEEYHKKANERIEKGIIDPDALEDATIEEYVKGAKFNANYFWSPIKKEIDLLGFDRRIQTDLDGVLDLPADEQLELGASPQNVEIGHMGATMRESQIEMIFEEGLKFVEASEKEYPPGIIGLFALQGAVTKELEFYVFDVSPRIPGCPCVEPTSPYMKYKYMKDVGPGRRVAMEINTAIEQNEIEKIVT, from the coding sequence ATGGATAGAAAAAGGATAGAAGATATAGTTTCAGGATATAGTGACGATATAACAATAGGAGTGCTCGGATCCCACTCAGCATTAGAAATCGGTCATGGAGCCAAACAAGAAGACTACAAAACATTGGTAGTTTGCGAAAAAGGCCGAGAAAAGACATATACAGAGCAATACAACAACCTTTTCGACGAAGTATTACTACTAGATAGTTTCGGCGACATGATAGAAGAAGAAAACCAAGAATTTTTGAGAGAAAACAACACCATCTTCGTCCCAAACAGGTCATTCAGTGTCTACGTTGGATACGACAATATAGAAGATGAACTTGAAGTTCCATTGTTAGGAAGCAGAAATATGTTGCGAACGGAGGAACGTGACATAGAGGGCAACCAATACGACCTGCTTGACGCAGCAGGAATAACCAAACCCAAAATGTTTGATTCGCCCAGCAATATAGATCGAACCGTCATCGTTAAAGTACCCGAAAAAACAAGATCAATAGAAAGAGCCTTTTTCTACGCAAACTCACCAGAAGAATACCATAAAAAAGCAAATGAAAGAATAGAGAAAGGCATAATAGACCCAGACGCCTTAGAAGACGCAACAATAGAAGAATATGTAAAAGGCGCTAAATTCAACGCAAACTACTTTTGGTCCCCAATAAAAAAAGAAATCGACCTACTAGGATTCGACAGAAGAATACAAACCGACCTAGATGGAGTGCTCGACCTCCCTGCAGACGAACAACTTGAATTAGGAGCCTCCCCACAAAACGTTGAAATAGGCCATATGGGCGCAACAATGAGAGAATCACAGATCGAAATGATTTTCGAAGAAGGCCTTAAATTCGTAGAAGCATCTGAAAAAGAATACCCACCAGGAATAATCGGGCTATTCGCATTACAAGGCGCAGTAACAAAAGAACTCGAGTTCTACGTATTCGACGTAAGCCCAAGAATACCAGGATGTCCATGTGTCGAACCAACCTCCCCATACATGAAATACAAATACATGAAAGACGTTGGGCCTGGCCGAAGAGTCGCAATGGAAATCAACACAGCAATCGAACAAAATGAAATCGAAAAAATAGTAACGTGA
- a CDS encoding formate--phosphoribosylaminoimidazolecarboxamide ligase yields the protein MTPKEIKEIINKYDKQNLTIGTIGSHSALNILKGAKEHDFNTLCICQEDRKITYDRFDVADEIIVVDEYSDMLSKTTQQELRQKNTILIPHGSFNAYLGDKVFDINVPLFGNRELLAWETDREKQHKWLKQAGIKLPKVIENPSKIENTVIAKFPGAKGGKGYFIANSEQSFKRKLQEMKQKGHITEEDIENVHIQEYIIGVNAYPQYFRSIVRNEVEMLGMDRRYESTVDSIGKIPAKEQLEIEVDPTYTVVGNIPVTARESLLPEILRMGDNVVEKSNEIATPGIVGPFCLETVFTENLDIYTFEISARIVAGSNVGIGTSPYAYLKYNENMYMGKRIAQEIKEASQKNLLNKITS from the coding sequence ATGACCCCTAAAGAAATCAAAGAAATAATAAATAAATATGATAAACAGAACTTAACAATCGGTACAATAGGATCACATTCAGCTCTAAACATACTTAAAGGAGCAAAAGAACACGACTTCAACACCCTATGCATATGTCAAGAAGACCGTAAAATAACCTACGACCGTTTCGATGTTGCAGATGAAATCATTGTAGTAGATGAATACAGTGATATGCTCTCAAAAACAACCCAACAAGAACTCAGACAAAAAAACACAATACTCATACCACACGGCTCCTTTAACGCATATCTCGGAGACAAAGTATTCGATATAAACGTCCCATTATTCGGAAACCGAGAGCTCTTAGCATGGGAAACCGACCGAGAAAAACAACATAAATGGCTCAAACAAGCAGGAATAAAACTACCCAAAGTAATAGAAAACCCAAGTAAAATCGAAAACACAGTTATAGCCAAATTTCCCGGAGCCAAAGGAGGAAAAGGCTACTTCATAGCAAATTCAGAACAATCATTCAAACGAAAACTACAGGAAATGAAACAAAAAGGCCATATAACAGAAGAGGATATAGAAAACGTCCATATACAAGAATACATAATCGGAGTAAACGCATACCCACAATACTTCCGATCCATCGTAAGAAATGAAGTAGAGATGTTAGGCATGGACCGTAGATACGAATCAACTGTAGACAGTATCGGTAAAATACCCGCAAAAGAACAACTAGAGATAGAAGTAGACCCAACCTACACAGTTGTCGGAAACATACCTGTAACCGCTAGAGAGTCACTACTCCCCGAAATATTAAGGATGGGAGACAACGTAGTAGAAAAATCAAACGAAATCGCCACCCCTGGAATAGTTGGACCATTCTGCCTAGAAACCGTGTTCACCGAAAACCTAGACATATATACATTCGAGATATCAGCTAGAATCGTAGCAGGAAGCAACGTTGGAATCGGAACCTCACCATACGCATACCTAAAATACAATGAAAACATGTATATGGGCAAAAGAATCGCCCAAGAAATAAAAGAAGCAAGCCAAAAAAACCTACTAAACAAAATAACATCTTAA
- a CDS encoding protein-L-isoaspartate(D-aspartate) O-methyltransferase, which produces MSMEKRRDRLVDRLVDKGFIADEDVERALRTVPRHKFVPENRRESAYYDRPLPIGENQTISAPHMVGILVEKLELDGDEVVLEIGGGSGYNAAVIAELLDGGEVVSIERIEKLAEKARNNLEKTGYGDKVTVVVGDGSKGYSEEAPYNRILLTAGAPELPKPLVDQLIDGGIIVAPVGDMRSQTLIVGKKRGNELIREEWGRCAFVPLIGKHGFKE; this is translated from the coding sequence ATGAGTATGGAGAAACGGCGTGATAGACTTGTTGACAGGCTTGTTGATAAAGGATTTATTGCCGATGAAGATGTGGAGAGAGCTTTAAGAACGGTTCCTAGACATAAATTTGTTCCTGAAAACCGTCGTGAAAGTGCTTATTATGACAGGCCTTTACCGATTGGGGAGAATCAGACGATTAGCGCTCCTCACATGGTTGGTATTTTAGTAGAAAAACTAGAGCTTGATGGAGATGAGGTTGTTCTTGAGATAGGTGGGGGTAGTGGTTATAATGCAGCGGTCATTGCTGAACTACTTGATGGTGGAGAGGTCGTCTCTATAGAAAGAATCGAAAAACTTGCTGAAAAGGCTAGAAATAACCTAGAAAAAACCGGTTATGGAGATAAAGTTACCGTTGTAGTTGGAGATGGCTCTAAGGGATATAGTGAAGAAGCACCATACAACAGGATACTTTTAACAGCTGGAGCCCCTGAACTACCAAAACCATTGGTCGACCAATTAATCGATGGAGGAATTATTGTTGCACCTGTTGGTGATATGAGATCCCAAACACTGATTGTAGGGAAAAAAAGAGGTAATGAATTAATTCGAGAAGAATGGGGAAGATGTGCCTTCGTTCCATTGATAGGGAAACATGGATTTAAAGAATAA